TTATCTTAGCGGGGCAAAGCAACATGGCTGGACGTGGAGGTCTAAACACGCCGAAATGGGATGGTAAAATCCCTTTTGAAAGCAATCCCAATCCAAACATTCTCCAACTAACTTTAAACAAGAGTTGGGTGCAAGCTCATGAGCCTCTTCATGTGGAAATTGACTATAATAAGACTGTAGGCATTGGACCCGGATTGCCTTTTGCTAATGCAATCTTGGCCAAGGACCCGAGCTTTGGGGTGATTGGTCTGGTTCCTTGTGCAAAAGGAGCAACCAAGATCAAGCAATGGGCTTTGGGGACTAGATGGTACAAAAGGTTGGTGGAGAGGACAAAGGCCTCGTTGCAAAGTGGAGGGAAAATTCAAGCACTTATTTGGTATCAAGGTGAGAGCGATACAAATAAAAAAGCGGATGCAGAGTCATACAAGAGCAGATTGGAGAAATTGTTCCAAGATTTTCGACGTGATCTGAACTCTCCTGACCTCCCCATAATCATGGTAtggttttttctttaattgaatttagCTTAATTCAATATTCAGACACtatattcttttgaaaattcagaatgttttgtttttcattcctCTTACTTCAACTCTGGTTCAAAAAGTTCTTATTAAGCATTCAATTAGTTGTGTTTCGTAGTTCAAGAACAAGAACCCTCACAATTTCAcgattcatatttttattttttatatctaataatgtaatttttgtcGCGTAACATTGGATATATTgcttattaatatttaatataaaccataaaataaattcatttgaaataCACCTCTAGGTAGTATTTtattcaaatgttttttttttcctcaagagtCATTACAGAAGGGTCTATTGTGTTTGTTTGAGAgttacaatttattttgttatgagTAGACCTTTGAGTCATGtgatggaaaatatttaattgTTCAACAAAATCTTTGTTTCTGCAATTATAAAGTAACACAATAGAAATAGAAAACTAGTACTATTACGattgactttttgttaaaaacaatATTAGAGACGATCTTTTTCATAATCTTTTTGCATAACCTTTTTTCAcagatattaataaaaatgataaattattatcaaagtaacatcacttttatataAATTCATTACTATAATGCACCATTCACAGGATATATCAACAATTGTGAaacaagtttaaatttttttttgtttcctttataCTCATTGTtagttaattttcttttatggttACTTTAATAGTACTAAATAATGTTTAGAAAAAATTCTTAAGAAAAGTGTGTTTGTGCATGGTATTTCTGTATGCAGGTTGCGATTGCATCAGCAGAAGGCCCAGCCTTAATGGAAACTGTAAGAGAGGCTCAGCTGAGCATAAATCTTAACAATGTCAAGTGCATTGATGCTAAGGGATCCCACTTTAACACGGACAAGCTGCACTTGGATACTGCGTCTCAGGTTCTATTGGGTCAGAAGTTGGCTGATACCTTCCTATCTACTTTTAGTCATTAGTCGTATATATGACCAAATGACCAAAATGTATCTACAATGAACAACATAGATGTATtcttctattattattaatataattaacaCATCTTCTATTTTTATGATGTCCATGAATGCTTGCTTTGGTTTGATTATTAGTAATTTAAATACCCTCTAAACATGCTGGTTCTTCGTAGCTAGAGAGAGGCCATAATGCCATCCAAACAAAATAGGGGCATTCCCAGAAACCTTTATATCTGTTCAGTTTACATACTTAGCTTtgaatttatgtttattttacaACTCTTCATTGAAAAGAATTCAGCAAACGAAAACAAAGTATTAATGCCTCGATCTATCACTTGCCATCagtgatttcaatttttttttctattctaatTGGCACCAGAAAAATAAGCAATCGTGGCCCGGGACAAATTTTAAGTGTTTGTTTCGCATTTgaaacataacttagttaactTTGGCCCCTTTAAGAAGAAATTCTAGTTCCCTGATATGTGCCTTGTTTTCCAAcaaatgcaagtttttttttgtattggtGTGGGTGTGTTCCTAACATTTTGATTCTTATGTGAACCCCACATTGGATTGGAACGAGTTCTTTATAAAGCAGTGTAACTTTTTTAGTATATGGGACTTAATTTGGACTTGGGTCTtatctataatctatataaCATGCGTGTACCTCGTCCCAATTTTATCACATAGTTCTCTTGTGCAAGTGAGATattgtgcttgtgcttgtgcttgtgcGTGTGGAAATAGTGTGGAATTGTGTCCAACACGAAACAAGGTGCAAATGTTCCAGCAATGTAGGTCTAAACCCATGAACAAAGGTTGAGAAAAAAAGCTATTACcacgaaaagaaaaaaaaaaaaaatatatatatatatatatatattcctttacTTGTAGTATTTTTATTTGCCGCTATTGGCATAAGCATAGcagtaattaaaagcaaaaaccacataaaaaaaattaaaagcaaaagaattttttagaaCCAATATTTAGAAcgttacaaattttattgtataaattttacaaattaatatgtGAACTTTTAATctcataacaaaataaaaataaaagaaagttttttattATGTTGCTACTCGCCACGAACCTGTATGTTAcgcataataattatttttatagtggttttattaaatttttttatacaatttaaactaatttaataaagactaatgtattttgtaattgtatttttatttattataagaataatcataaatgtaatataggagcaataataaatcataaatttaataatttttgttgtactaaaatgaaaaaaaaatacaatttttctcagaaattcaaaaggtaagttaacgaaaatatttattttgtaataaaagttatttataaaattttgtgaatcattaaaaagaatataaaatttgaaaattattcttttagttttaaacaaactttctcgaacttattttttttgcctacaatccaaaacactgaaaaaagtaactaaaaaaaattaataaaacttaactatgattaattggaccaattaggaaaataatttgttgtttataatctattaaggttattttctttgtagaaattgtaattttgtcCACCCAAAAcagattatcaaataaacaattattagtaaaatttaagaattaaatttctatatttacattgttataaaataataataataataaaagtaaaattgcgaaagataaaatttttttctcatctaataatttttgtttagccaacctttgcttttctctaaataaatggcattatagagtacttctaatacaattattaagagcactttgtccaccacaaatgattaaaaaataaataaatatgattaattgagaaagataaaatttgtttctcatccaataatttttgtttagccaacctttgcttttctctaaataaatggcattatagagtacttctaatataattattaagagtactttatccaccacaaatgattaaaaaataaacaaaaatgattaaagtctcatagtttaacatctaaattgagccctataaaaatcatgctatcaaattacaataactaccaaattaaattatccaaatcatgctatgtagtagaataatattatatttttatatgctatatttaatcatttataacgcaataggataacatttaacaatcaaagagagagaaaaaaaaacaattaaaaaaaaacaaaactgaattgcattaacctaaagtagattaaagaatataaaaaattatcaacctaaagcaaagatgcaagaaaaataaaaatccacccaaaaattgtgtgtgtgtgtgtgtgtgtgtgtgtgagagagagagagagagagagagaactttttttgtaagggaaaactatgcatataATGAAaaagatagtgacaaatttatagtaagagtgTGTGAATAAGAATGgacaaaaatagaggaagatgaaggaaaagatgaagaatgatattaatgtagagggtagtggggagatgagaatgtgagggaagaagaaaggttggagaagtagtggagagatgaaaaggtaagggagggagaaaggttggagaagtgtaaatatgaaataaaaatatattaaaaataattataagaaaatggaaagaaaaaagataatgatgtGGACGCAAACGTGACTCAATGTAAGCGCAGCAGTATTAAACGCTACGCTTtcgcttttagtaatatatagattattaataattctctctctcattcatagctagtaaattgttaaaaaatatatattatcgttgaattttgtttgcttatcttatttttgtatatctttaaactgCTATTACTGtgattatttttgtatatatgagatgagttattttttaaaccattggatttaagtagatttAACggttagaaaaatatttttattaatgttaatattataattaatctCATTTATTATCCCTTATTTAATACATTCCATATTTatttctaaacccaaaaaaatttatacggttgattttctctctccactacatgtctctttctctttatctttgcacgtttctctctctatctcctccACGGCTTTTCCACATCCACGGCCAGGTCGTCggcagcaacaaaaaaaaaaacacttaacaTGTTCTCCAGTTGAACTGAAGCAATGATTATTactaagattttatttttcttttcattgtttaatATGTTCTCTAGTTATGCTAGACTGACTTGAATCCCCAGTAATCGTCACAGAAAGATGGcccttgaatttttttcaaagaacttaacattagtttatataaataaaaaaactatataatcACATCAAAGATATTATAGtctccaaattaaaattttgctaTATATAGTctctaaatgaaaattttgtattctcTATTTCTTTAATCAGTACTAACCGCAACACTTTCCTTCATCAATATCTTTTGTCTCCtgtgtcattttatttttatgatatctTCGGCCAACCATGCCACTCTCTTAGTCATTGGAGTTGTTGCCGACAATCCACTATTCGTCGTTGTCCATTGTTATTGTCAATGTTTGTCTTTACATGCATATTCAATCCTTGAGCCACCGTTCTACTGCTGGTATCCTCTAGTCACTGGTGCATTGGCCTCTAGTCACAATAGTAATCTTTTGGCCCCCACCCATCATTAATTAATAGTTGTCA
This genomic stretch from Castanea sativa cultivar Marrone di Chiusa Pesio chromosome 1, ASM4071231v1 harbors:
- the LOC142616002 gene encoding putative carbohydrate esterase At4g34215, whose translation is MLLFFFVALAGSVYPEEVKPKNIFILAGQSNMAGRGGLNTPKWDGKIPFESNPNPNILQLTLNKSWVQAHEPLHVEIDYNKTVGIGPGLPFANAILAKDPSFGVIGLVPCAKGATKIKQWALGTRWYKRLVERTKASLQSGGKIQALIWYQGESDTNKKADAESYKSRLEKLFQDFRRDLNSPDLPIIMVAIASAEGPALMETVREAQLSINLNNVKCIDAKGSHFNTDKLHLDTASQVLLGQKLADTFLSTFSH